The following are from one region of the Vitis riparia cultivar Riparia Gloire de Montpellier isolate 1030 chromosome 14, EGFV_Vit.rip_1.0, whole genome shotgun sequence genome:
- the LOC117930026 gene encoding receptor-like cytosolic serine/threonine-protein kinase RBK2 isoform X3 — MNDQRLHPERVGKCWPLHCVFLLTSLLLFPFLCWGLVLQAFAMEVAGDSKASSSWKMAKNVRKLLEKTPKDEAVSARDKISESKRSRARSHWRSFLNRFTKNSVIRFPSLTPVMSKRSRGKSQSARENVLAVNTFNSSWKNFSLVELQNATKNFHHENLIGKGGYAEVYKGRLKDGQFIAIKRLTQGTPEERVMSFLHELGIIAHVNHPNTAKLIGYGVQGGLHLVLQLSPLGSLGSLLHVTKSKLEWSSRYKIALGTADGLRYLHEHCQRRIIHRDIKADNILLTEDFEPQICDFGLAKWLPKQWTHFNVTKFEGTFGYFAPEYFMHGIVDEKTDIFSFGVLLLELITGRRAVDHMKQSLVVWAKPLLYKNSVAELVDPALDEYDEEEMDRMLLTASLCIEQSPVLRPRMNQVVVLLRGDEYKPDGAQESQNHMPKRTYSNEILDAAEYNSTKCLDERLGEDQ, encoded by the exons atgaaCGATCAAAGGCTTCATCCTGAGCGTGTAGGAAAATGTTGGCCACTGCATTGCGTTTTTCTTTTGACCTctcttcttttgtttccttttctttgttGGGGTCTGGTGTTACAAGCTTTTGCCATGGAGGTTGCTGGAGATTCTAAGGCTTCTTCATCATG GAAAATGGCTAAGAATGTCAGAAAATTATTGGAAAAGACCCCAAAAGATGAGGCTGTTTCTGCTAGAGATAAAATATCAG AATCCAAAAGGTCAAGAGCACGTTCACACTGGCGTTCATTTCTCAATCGGTTCACAAAGAATTCAGTTATTCGTTTCCCATCCTTAACTCCTGTCATGTCAAAGAGATCAAGAGGAAAAAGTCAAAGTGCAAGAGAGAATGTGCTTGCTGTAAATACTTTCAACAGTTCATGGAAGAATTTCAGCTTAGTTGAACTCCAGAATGCAACAAAGAATTTTCACCACG AAAATTTGATTGGAAAGGGTGGTTATGCTGAAGTTTATAAGGGTCGTTTAAAAGATGGGCAGTTCATTGCCATTAAGCGGCTGACTCAAGGAACACCAGAAGAGAGGGTAATGAGCTTTTTACATGAGCTTGGCATCATAGCTCATGTAAACCATCCCAATACTGCTAAGTTGATAGGGTATGGCGTTCAAGGAGGACTGCACCTTGTTCTGCAGTTATCGCCCCTCGGGAGTTTAGGATCTCTACTTCATG TTACAAAGAGTAAACTAGAGTGGAGTAGTAGGTATAAAATTGCTTTAGGAACAGCTGATGGCCTACGGTACCTTCACGAGCATTGTCAAAGGCGAATCATTCATAGAGATATAAAAGCTGATAACATTTTGCTCACAGAGGATTTTGAGCCTCAG ATTTGTGATTTTGGTCTTGCAAAGTGGCTACCAAAGCAGTGGACGCACTTCAACGTAACAAAGTTTGAAGGCACATTTGG CTATTTTGCGCCCGAATACTTCATGCATGGCATAGTGGATGAAAAAACggatatattttcttttggggTGCTACTTTTGGAGCTCATTACAGGACGCCGAGCTGTGGACCATATGAAGCAAAGCCTTGTGGTTTGG GCAAAACCTTTGCTGTACAAAAATTCTGTTGCAGAACTTGTTGATCCTGCTCTTGATGAGTATGACGAAGAAGAGATGGATCGCATGCTCCTGACTGCCTCTCTGTGCATTGAGCAGTCTCCAGTTCTACGACCTCGAATGAATCAG GTGGTTGTGCTGCTCAGAGGTGATGAATACAAGCCAGACGGTGCACAAGAATCTCAAAACCACATGCCCAAAAGAACATACTCCAATGAAATCTTGGATGCAGCAGAATACAACTCAACCAAGTGTCTGGATGAACGTCTTGGAGAAGATCAGTAA
- the LOC117930026 gene encoding receptor-like cytosolic serine/threonine-protein kinase RBK2 isoform X2 — protein sequence MNDQRLHPERVGKCWPLHCVFLLTSLLLFPFLCWGLVLQAFAMEVAGDSKASSSWKMAKNVRKLLEKTPKDEAVSARDKISGSRFPSSVSAQESKRSRARSHWRSFLNRFTKNSVIRFPSLTPVMSKRSRGKSQSARENVLAVNTFNSSWKNFSLVELQNATKNFHHENLIGKGGYAEVYKGRLKDGQFIAIKRLTQGTPEERVMSFLHELGIIAHVNHPNTAKLIGYGVQGGLHLVLQLSPLGSLGSLLHVTKSKLEWSSRYKIALGTADGLRYLHEHCQRRIIHRDIKADNILLTEDFEPQICDFGLAKWLPKQWTHFNVTKFEGTFGYFAPEYFMHGIVDEKTDIFSFGVLLLELITGRRAVDHMKQSLVVWAKPLLYKNSVAELVDPALDEYDEEEMDRMLLTASLCIEQSPVLRPRMNQVVVLLRGDEYKPDGAQESQNHMPKRTYSNEILDAAEYNSTKCLDERLGEDQ from the exons atgaaCGATCAAAGGCTTCATCCTGAGCGTGTAGGAAAATGTTGGCCACTGCATTGCGTTTTTCTTTTGACCTctcttcttttgtttccttttctttgttGGGGTCTGGTGTTACAAGCTTTTGCCATGGAGGTTGCTGGAGATTCTAAGGCTTCTTCATCATG GAAAATGGCTAAGAATGTCAGAAAATTATTGGAAAAGACCCCAAAAGATGAGGCTGTTTCTGCTAGAGATAAAATATCAGGTTCTCGGTTTCCTTCCTCTGTTTCTGCCCAAG AATCCAAAAGGTCAAGAGCACGTTCACACTGGCGTTCATTTCTCAATCGGTTCACAAAGAATTCAGTTATTCGTTTCCCATCCTTAACTCCTGTCATGTCAAAGAGATCAAGAGGAAAAAGTCAAAGTGCAAGAGAGAATGTGCTTGCTGTAAATACTTTCAACAGTTCATGGAAGAATTTCAGCTTAGTTGAACTCCAGAATGCAACAAAGAATTTTCACCACG AAAATTTGATTGGAAAGGGTGGTTATGCTGAAGTTTATAAGGGTCGTTTAAAAGATGGGCAGTTCATTGCCATTAAGCGGCTGACTCAAGGAACACCAGAAGAGAGGGTAATGAGCTTTTTACATGAGCTTGGCATCATAGCTCATGTAAACCATCCCAATACTGCTAAGTTGATAGGGTATGGCGTTCAAGGAGGACTGCACCTTGTTCTGCAGTTATCGCCCCTCGGGAGTTTAGGATCTCTACTTCATG TTACAAAGAGTAAACTAGAGTGGAGTAGTAGGTATAAAATTGCTTTAGGAACAGCTGATGGCCTACGGTACCTTCACGAGCATTGTCAAAGGCGAATCATTCATAGAGATATAAAAGCTGATAACATTTTGCTCACAGAGGATTTTGAGCCTCAG ATTTGTGATTTTGGTCTTGCAAAGTGGCTACCAAAGCAGTGGACGCACTTCAACGTAACAAAGTTTGAAGGCACATTTGG CTATTTTGCGCCCGAATACTTCATGCATGGCATAGTGGATGAAAAAACggatatattttcttttggggTGCTACTTTTGGAGCTCATTACAGGACGCCGAGCTGTGGACCATATGAAGCAAAGCCTTGTGGTTTGG GCAAAACCTTTGCTGTACAAAAATTCTGTTGCAGAACTTGTTGATCCTGCTCTTGATGAGTATGACGAAGAAGAGATGGATCGCATGCTCCTGACTGCCTCTCTGTGCATTGAGCAGTCTCCAGTTCTACGACCTCGAATGAATCAG GTGGTTGTGCTGCTCAGAGGTGATGAATACAAGCCAGACGGTGCACAAGAATCTCAAAACCACATGCCCAAAAGAACATACTCCAATGAAATCTTGGATGCAGCAGAATACAACTCAACCAAGTGTCTGGATGAACGTCTTGGAGAAGATCAGTAA
- the LOC117930026 gene encoding receptor-like cytosolic serine/threonine-protein kinase RBK2 isoform X1: MNDQRLHPERVGKCWPLHCVFLLTSLLLFPFLCWGLVLQAFAMEVAGDSKASSSWKMAKNVRKLLEKTPKDEAVSARDKISGSRFPSSVSAQDLRLLDMKKGKDEHTPKGILEFCAESFVPEMQTSCLGSSESKRSRARSHWRSFLNRFTKNSVIRFPSLTPVMSKRSRGKSQSARENVLAVNTFNSSWKNFSLVELQNATKNFHHENLIGKGGYAEVYKGRLKDGQFIAIKRLTQGTPEERVMSFLHELGIIAHVNHPNTAKLIGYGVQGGLHLVLQLSPLGSLGSLLHVTKSKLEWSSRYKIALGTADGLRYLHEHCQRRIIHRDIKADNILLTEDFEPQICDFGLAKWLPKQWTHFNVTKFEGTFGYFAPEYFMHGIVDEKTDIFSFGVLLLELITGRRAVDHMKQSLVVWAKPLLYKNSVAELVDPALDEYDEEEMDRMLLTASLCIEQSPVLRPRMNQVVVLLRGDEYKPDGAQESQNHMPKRTYSNEILDAAEYNSTKCLDERLGEDQ; this comes from the exons atgaaCGATCAAAGGCTTCATCCTGAGCGTGTAGGAAAATGTTGGCCACTGCATTGCGTTTTTCTTTTGACCTctcttcttttgtttccttttctttgttGGGGTCTGGTGTTACAAGCTTTTGCCATGGAGGTTGCTGGAGATTCTAAGGCTTCTTCATCATG GAAAATGGCTAAGAATGTCAGAAAATTATTGGAAAAGACCCCAAAAGATGAGGCTGTTTCTGCTAGAGATAAAATATCAGGTTCTCGGTTTCCTTCCTCTGTTTCTGCCCAAG ACTTGAGATTGTTGGATATGAAGAAGGGAAAAGATGAACACACTCCTAAAGGAATTCTAGAATTCTGTGCTGAAAGCTTTGTACCTGAAATGCAAACTTCCTGTCTTGGTAGCTCAGAATCCAAAAGGTCAAGAGCACGTTCACACTGGCGTTCATTTCTCAATCGGTTCACAAAGAATTCAGTTATTCGTTTCCCATCCTTAACTCCTGTCATGTCAAAGAGATCAAGAGGAAAAAGTCAAAGTGCAAGAGAGAATGTGCTTGCTGTAAATACTTTCAACAGTTCATGGAAGAATTTCAGCTTAGTTGAACTCCAGAATGCAACAAAGAATTTTCACCACG AAAATTTGATTGGAAAGGGTGGTTATGCTGAAGTTTATAAGGGTCGTTTAAAAGATGGGCAGTTCATTGCCATTAAGCGGCTGACTCAAGGAACACCAGAAGAGAGGGTAATGAGCTTTTTACATGAGCTTGGCATCATAGCTCATGTAAACCATCCCAATACTGCTAAGTTGATAGGGTATGGCGTTCAAGGAGGACTGCACCTTGTTCTGCAGTTATCGCCCCTCGGGAGTTTAGGATCTCTACTTCATG TTACAAAGAGTAAACTAGAGTGGAGTAGTAGGTATAAAATTGCTTTAGGAACAGCTGATGGCCTACGGTACCTTCACGAGCATTGTCAAAGGCGAATCATTCATAGAGATATAAAAGCTGATAACATTTTGCTCACAGAGGATTTTGAGCCTCAG ATTTGTGATTTTGGTCTTGCAAAGTGGCTACCAAAGCAGTGGACGCACTTCAACGTAACAAAGTTTGAAGGCACATTTGG CTATTTTGCGCCCGAATACTTCATGCATGGCATAGTGGATGAAAAAACggatatattttcttttggggTGCTACTTTTGGAGCTCATTACAGGACGCCGAGCTGTGGACCATATGAAGCAAAGCCTTGTGGTTTGG GCAAAACCTTTGCTGTACAAAAATTCTGTTGCAGAACTTGTTGATCCTGCTCTTGATGAGTATGACGAAGAAGAGATGGATCGCATGCTCCTGACTGCCTCTCTGTGCATTGAGCAGTCTCCAGTTCTACGACCTCGAATGAATCAG GTGGTTGTGCTGCTCAGAGGTGATGAATACAAGCCAGACGGTGCACAAGAATCTCAAAACCACATGCCCAAAAGAACATACTCCAATGAAATCTTGGATGCAGCAGAATACAACTCAACCAAGTGTCTGGATGAACGTCTTGGAGAAGATCAGTAA
- the LOC117930026 gene encoding receptor-like cytosolic serine/threonine-protein kinase RBK2 isoform X4: protein MAKNVRKLLEKTPKDEAVSARDKISGSRFPSSVSAQDLRLLDMKKGKDEHTPKGILEFCAESFVPEMQTSCLGSSESKRSRARSHWRSFLNRFTKNSVIRFPSLTPVMSKRSRGKSQSARENVLAVNTFNSSWKNFSLVELQNATKNFHHENLIGKGGYAEVYKGRLKDGQFIAIKRLTQGTPEERVMSFLHELGIIAHVNHPNTAKLIGYGVQGGLHLVLQLSPLGSLGSLLHVTKSKLEWSSRYKIALGTADGLRYLHEHCQRRIIHRDIKADNILLTEDFEPQICDFGLAKWLPKQWTHFNVTKFEGTFGYFAPEYFMHGIVDEKTDIFSFGVLLLELITGRRAVDHMKQSLVVWAKPLLYKNSVAELVDPALDEYDEEEMDRMLLTASLCIEQSPVLRPRMNQVVVLLRGDEYKPDGAQESQNHMPKRTYSNEILDAAEYNSTKCLDERLGEDQ, encoded by the exons ATGGCTAAGAATGTCAGAAAATTATTGGAAAAGACCCCAAAAGATGAGGCTGTTTCTGCTAGAGATAAAATATCAGGTTCTCGGTTTCCTTCCTCTGTTTCTGCCCAAG ACTTGAGATTGTTGGATATGAAGAAGGGAAAAGATGAACACACTCCTAAAGGAATTCTAGAATTCTGTGCTGAAAGCTTTGTACCTGAAATGCAAACTTCCTGTCTTGGTAGCTCAGAATCCAAAAGGTCAAGAGCACGTTCACACTGGCGTTCATTTCTCAATCGGTTCACAAAGAATTCAGTTATTCGTTTCCCATCCTTAACTCCTGTCATGTCAAAGAGATCAAGAGGAAAAAGTCAAAGTGCAAGAGAGAATGTGCTTGCTGTAAATACTTTCAACAGTTCATGGAAGAATTTCAGCTTAGTTGAACTCCAGAATGCAACAAAGAATTTTCACCACG AAAATTTGATTGGAAAGGGTGGTTATGCTGAAGTTTATAAGGGTCGTTTAAAAGATGGGCAGTTCATTGCCATTAAGCGGCTGACTCAAGGAACACCAGAAGAGAGGGTAATGAGCTTTTTACATGAGCTTGGCATCATAGCTCATGTAAACCATCCCAATACTGCTAAGTTGATAGGGTATGGCGTTCAAGGAGGACTGCACCTTGTTCTGCAGTTATCGCCCCTCGGGAGTTTAGGATCTCTACTTCATG TTACAAAGAGTAAACTAGAGTGGAGTAGTAGGTATAAAATTGCTTTAGGAACAGCTGATGGCCTACGGTACCTTCACGAGCATTGTCAAAGGCGAATCATTCATAGAGATATAAAAGCTGATAACATTTTGCTCACAGAGGATTTTGAGCCTCAG ATTTGTGATTTTGGTCTTGCAAAGTGGCTACCAAAGCAGTGGACGCACTTCAACGTAACAAAGTTTGAAGGCACATTTGG CTATTTTGCGCCCGAATACTTCATGCATGGCATAGTGGATGAAAAAACggatatattttcttttggggTGCTACTTTTGGAGCTCATTACAGGACGCCGAGCTGTGGACCATATGAAGCAAAGCCTTGTGGTTTGG GCAAAACCTTTGCTGTACAAAAATTCTGTTGCAGAACTTGTTGATCCTGCTCTTGATGAGTATGACGAAGAAGAGATGGATCGCATGCTCCTGACTGCCTCTCTGTGCATTGAGCAGTCTCCAGTTCTACGACCTCGAATGAATCAG GTGGTTGTGCTGCTCAGAGGTGATGAATACAAGCCAGACGGTGCACAAGAATCTCAAAACCACATGCCCAAAAGAACATACTCCAATGAAATCTTGGATGCAGCAGAATACAACTCAACCAAGTGTCTGGATGAACGTCTTGGAGAAGATCAGTAA